A genomic segment from Aegilops tauschii subsp. strangulata cultivar AL8/78 chromosome 1, Aet v6.0, whole genome shotgun sequence encodes:
- the LOC123494782 gene encoding CASP-like protein 4D1: protein MAVSRQTGWIAAGLLARLLMVAVLLMSVRFVLSNYIHWDHTQGIYKLQSYTYVVASAVVGAAGSVLQIPVAMYLLCKSKRAIPSAMILDISMHADIVSCCSAGSAAAGFGATNDVLRYVRASKWEGRQQEEQALINYYNRAIVPVVFLLVGMVLSICATVVSARLRARAINDSEVGA from the exons ATGGCCGTGTCACGGCAGACAGGGTGGATCGCCGCTGGCCTCCTCGCGCGCCTGCTCATGGTGGCCGTCCTGCTCATGTCCGTGCGCTTCGTTCTGTCCAACTACATCCACTGGGACCATACACAGGGCATCTACAAGCTCCAGAGCTACAC GTATGTGGTCGCGTCGGCCGTCGTGGGGGCGGCGGGGAGCGTGCTGCAGATACCCGTCGCCATGTACCTGCTGTGCAAGAGCAAAAGGGCGATACCCAGCGCCATGATCCTCGACATCAGCATGCACGCCGACATAGTAAGCTGCTGCTCTG cggggtcggcggcggccggGTTTGGCGCGACCAACGACGTTCTGCGCTACGTCCGGGCGAGCAAATGGGAAGGCAGGCAGCAAGAGGAGCAGGCTCTCATTAACTACTACAACAGGGCGATCGTCCCAGTCGTGTTCCTCCTCGTGGGCATGGTCCTCTCCATCTGCGCCACCGTCGTCTCCGCCAGGCTCCGCGCCAGGGCGATAAATGATTCTGAAGTTGGAGCCTGA